Proteins encoded within one genomic window of Salipaludibacillus agaradhaerens:
- the aspA gene encoding aspartate ammonia-lyase, giving the protein MTAMRTERDLMGERQIPAHAYYGIQTVRAKENFPITGYPPHEELIKAFGYVKKAAAKANSQVGALNKTIAEVVMKAADEVIEGKFNDEFIVDSIQGGAGTSFNMNANEVIANRAIELLGGEKGDYLKVSPNTHVNMAQSTNDTFPTAIHIACLNLSHGLIHMLNELIETMTKKEDEFDHVIKMGRTHLQDAVPIRLGQEFGSYRRLLARDLARIKQSVDHLYEVNMGATAVGTGLNALPEYIEKVTKNLAEMTGMPFHRAENLVDATQNTDAYTQLSGAMKILAINLSKIANDLRLMSSGPRTGFNEINLPPRQAGSSIMPGKVNPVMCEVINQISFQVIGNDHTISLASEAGQLELNVMEPVLVFNLLQSFSILKNGIHVFKEFAVDGIEANIERCGELVENSVGIITAINPHVGYETAARIAKEAITSKRPVREICLEKGILTEEELNRILEPKEMTNPGIAAPDLIFGQDI; this is encoded by the coding sequence ATGACAGCTATGAGAACGGAAAGAGACTTAATGGGAGAACGTCAAATTCCTGCGCATGCCTATTACGGTATACAGACAGTGAGAGCAAAAGAGAATTTCCCTATTACAGGCTATCCGCCACACGAGGAATTAATTAAAGCATTTGGGTATGTTAAGAAAGCAGCAGCGAAAGCTAATTCCCAGGTAGGAGCTTTAAACAAAACGATTGCTGAAGTAGTGATGAAAGCAGCTGATGAGGTGATTGAAGGAAAATTTAATGACGAATTTATAGTTGACAGTATTCAAGGGGGCGCTGGTACGTCATTTAACATGAATGCAAACGAAGTCATCGCCAATAGGGCTATTGAATTATTAGGGGGAGAAAAAGGAGATTATCTAAAAGTGAGCCCTAACACCCATGTAAACATGGCTCAATCAACAAATGATACTTTTCCGACTGCTATTCATATCGCATGTCTGAACTTATCACATGGCCTCATTCATATGTTAAATGAATTAATTGAAACGATGACAAAAAAAGAAGATGAATTTGATCATGTTATAAAAATGGGGAGAACTCATCTTCAAGATGCTGTTCCCATTCGTCTTGGTCAAGAATTTGGTTCATATCGCAGATTACTTGCGAGAGATCTCGCGAGAATTAAGCAATCAGTGGATCATTTGTATGAAGTGAACATGGGAGCGACAGCAGTTGGAACAGGCTTAAATGCGTTACCAGAATACATAGAGAAAGTAACGAAAAATTTAGCAGAAATGACGGGGATGCCTTTCCATAGAGCAGAAAACCTCGTGGATGCTACTCAAAACACAGATGCTTATACACAGCTGTCTGGGGCGATGAAAATATTAGCTATTAACTTGTCTAAGATTGCGAATGATTTGCGTCTTATGAGTTCAGGGCCACGTACTGGATTTAATGAAATCAACCTTCCTCCAAGGCAGGCAGGCTCCTCCATTATGCCTGGAAAGGTCAACCCTGTTATGTGTGAAGTTATTAACCAAATATCTTTTCAGGTTATTGGGAATGATCATACTATCAGTCTTGCTTCAGAAGCAGGGCAACTTGAATTAAATGTGATGGAGCCAGTTCTTGTATTTAATTTATTGCAATCATTTTCTATTCTAAAAAATGGTATCCACGTTTTTAAAGAGTTTGCAGTAGATGGCATTGAAGCAAATATTGAACGTTGCGGAGAGCTTGTAGAAAATAGTGTCGGTATTATCACAGCGATTAATCCACATGTCGGTTATGAAACAGCTGCCCGTATTGCTAAAGAAGCGATTACCTCAAAGCGGCCAGTTAGGGAAATATGTCTTGAAAAGGGCATATTAACTGAAGAAGAGCTAAACAGAATTCTAGAGCCGAAAGAAATGACAAATCCAGGAATTGCAGCTCCTGACTTGATTTTTGGCCAGGATATTTAA
- a CDS encoding Maf family protein, giving the protein MKSVILASQSPRRRQLLEQVNIPFSVVPSSVEEIVDNTLSPADIAMSLAKQKADEVFKRYPESVVIGADTIVVAQGRILEKPSDVQEAYNMLQVLSDVSHSVVTGVTINSHEKTVTFYEETIVHFYPLTHEEIERYVSSGEPFDKAGAYGIQGLGAALVKKIEGDYFTVVGLPIAQVVRTLKKFDIYQTSSN; this is encoded by the coding sequence ATGAAATCAGTTATTTTAGCTTCACAATCACCTCGAAGACGTCAGCTTTTAGAACAAGTAAATATTCCCTTCTCTGTCGTACCAAGCTCCGTAGAAGAAATAGTTGATAATACCCTTTCTCCTGCTGATATTGCTATGTCTTTAGCAAAGCAAAAAGCTGATGAGGTTTTTAAACGGTACCCTGAAAGTGTCGTTATCGGTGCAGATACCATTGTTGTTGCTCAGGGTAGAATTCTTGAGAAGCCGTCTGATGTGCAGGAAGCTTATAATATGCTTCAGGTTCTTTCAGATGTTAGCCACTCTGTTGTGACAGGTGTGACGATAAACTCTCATGAAAAGACCGTCACTTTTTATGAGGAAACTATCGTGCATTTTTATCCTTTAACACATGAGGAAATAGAAAGGTATGTAAGTAGTGGTGAGCCGTTTGATAAAGCAGGTGCGTATGGTATTCAAGGTTTGGGGGCTGCTTTGGTAAAAAAAATTGAAGGGGATTATTTTACGGTAGTTGGGTTGCCGATTGCTCAAGTCGTTCGTACATTAAAGAAATTTGACATTTACCAAACCTCATCAAATTGA
- a CDS encoding SPOR domain-containing protein yields the protein MNRKKDVTVKLDGKYKEVETWTIPVNERTNNKSIKSTETNDMFQWKTDHSHSSNKEKIVDLHKRRRTMEELRKPFWDDGKSDHSPKLPPSHRKKTKRSPRTFALSLLKNAVFLAVSSAVVIGGVFGMLLLSMLSANGTSSGADSGSEPAPPITSITEEEAIKQAAELPSLHVYVVQAGAFSTIDKAKDMQRELSEKDIPFMIVEEKSNHYLFIGAAENKERAESLAKHYESKGVETYVKPFNIESRDLQMSEETAQFFFLGATWIGQLAEVTEEGISGEETEILTETLAKWEEISTHSLLENNEAEALVSEWMAYSKQLNTEEASYKEIQEILLKSLQIYDTLIMLIEG from the coding sequence GTGAATCGAAAAAAAGATGTTACTGTTAAATTAGATGGTAAATATAAGGAAGTAGAAACGTGGACAATTCCAGTAAATGAACGGACTAATAATAAAAGCATAAAGTCAACGGAAACGAATGATATGTTTCAATGGAAGACAGATCACTCTCATTCATCTAATAAGGAGAAAATTGTTGACCTTCATAAGAGGCGTCGCACAATGGAAGAATTAAGAAAGCCTTTTTGGGATGATGGTAAAAGTGACCATAGCCCAAAACTCCCCCCTTCTCATCGGAAAAAAACGAAGCGCAGTCCGAGAACGTTTGCCTTAAGCTTATTAAAAAATGCTGTGTTTCTTGCTGTGTCGTCTGCTGTCGTCATTGGCGGCGTGTTCGGCATGTTGTTGCTCTCCATGCTTTCTGCAAATGGTACAAGCTCTGGAGCAGACAGTGGATCGGAACCAGCCCCCCCTATAACTTCTATCACAGAAGAAGAAGCGATTAAACAAGCGGCAGAGCTTCCAAGTCTACACGTCTACGTTGTTCAAGCTGGTGCTTTCTCTACGATAGATAAAGCTAAAGACATGCAAAGGGAATTAAGTGAAAAAGATATCCCTTTCATGATTGTGGAGGAGAAGAGTAACCATTACTTGTTTATTGGCGCGGCCGAGAATAAAGAGAGAGCAGAATCTTTGGCTAAACATTATGAGTCAAAAGGGGTGGAAACATATGTCAAACCATTTAATATCGAATCAAGGGATCTTCAAATGAGTGAAGAAACGGCACAGTTTTTTTTCTTAGGGGCTACTTGGATAGGACAGCTGGCTGAAGTAACTGAGGAAGGTATATCAGGGGAAGAGACGGAAATTTTAACGGAGACACTAGCAAAATGGGAAGAAATAAGCACGCATTCTTTGCTGGAAAATAATGAGGCTGAGGCACTTGTAAGTGAGTGGATGGCTTACAGCAAGCAATTAAATACTGAAGAAGCTTCTTATAAAGAAATTCAAGAGATATTACTTAAAAGTCTGCAAATTTATGATACATTAATAATGTTGATAGAAGGGTAA
- a CDS encoding sensor domain-containing diguanylate cyclase yields MSERKQLSLWITWLVIVPPFIYYIIENTLHLWQTSWLAILSFTALIMVASLFPIQIRYTSVIPFHGISLAIFLHFGLLIEILVTQIAILTTLFRLKISTHDLHRIPINGLIFLATSLGSAALFYLVGGTTGHFTVGMMVEMAVPILVYTLTFFVLNNLLLYLCHYYLLGMREVSFFDEAFKWQAISCLLIVLVGLALAMLYEEVGYIAVLITGIPIVSVFLILKIYNEDKKTTELLKQVSSFGHEVNDSLEVNTIIELFISTCSKIFPAQSILLFEQEDYYDLRPIYMSQSLDKGALSEGDGVSKHVLQTGASVLFTSRKQWEHLDSENVLSGNQSIIAAPCIRNHNIVAVITLTNQRKNAFQRSDQKVLEIIANYLSVAVQNARYIAQTKKDSECCGLTGLYNFTYFKKILRDYEKIETYAIVVIDLDHFKSVNDTYGHQSGNDVLIQVAEILTQTVKDDGIVGRYGGEEFVILLDNVQLFKAFELGERVRRAIESKFFIVSDDLVKGEKKLINITASIGVASKLSEETPIEVLRHADRAMYTGAKQKGRNKVAQYL; encoded by the coding sequence GTGTCAGAAAGAAAACAGCTTTCCCTCTGGATAACATGGTTAGTCATTGTCCCGCCATTTATTTATTATATTATAGAAAACACGCTCCACTTATGGCAGACCTCTTGGCTGGCCATTCTTTCTTTTACAGCCCTTATTATGGTGGCATCTTTATTTCCTATTCAAATTAGATATACGTCTGTTATTCCTTTTCATGGTATATCTTTAGCTATTTTTCTCCACTTTGGTCTATTAATTGAAATCCTCGTGACACAAATTGCAATTCTAACCACTCTTTTCAGATTAAAAATCTCCACTCATGATCTTCATCGTATACCCATAAACGGATTAATATTTCTAGCTACTTCGTTAGGTTCAGCAGCTTTATTTTACTTAGTAGGTGGTACAACCGGTCATTTTACAGTAGGTATGATGGTGGAGATGGCGGTGCCAATTTTAGTGTATACGTTGACTTTTTTTGTATTAAATAACCTCTTGCTCTATCTCTGTCATTATTATTTGTTAGGTATGCGTGAGGTGTCTTTTTTTGATGAGGCTTTTAAGTGGCAGGCTATCAGTTGTTTGCTAATTGTTTTAGTGGGACTGGCTCTCGCTATGCTTTATGAGGAAGTTGGATATATTGCTGTCCTTATAACGGGAATACCGATAGTCTCAGTTTTTTTAATTCTTAAAATCTACAATGAAGATAAGAAAACGACAGAATTACTTAAACAGGTTAGCTCTTTTGGACATGAGGTAAATGATAGCTTAGAGGTTAACACTATAATTGAATTATTCATATCAACGTGCTCGAAGATTTTTCCTGCTCAAAGTATTTTATTATTCGAACAAGAAGATTATTATGATTTACGGCCGATCTATATGAGCCAATCTCTTGATAAGGGGGCGTTATCAGAAGGGGATGGGGTAAGTAAGCACGTTTTACAAACTGGGGCATCCGTACTCTTTACATCGAGAAAACAGTGGGAGCATTTAGATTCAGAAAATGTCCTTTCAGGTAATCAATCCATTATAGCGGCCCCATGTATACGAAATCATAACATTGTAGCCGTCATTACACTGACGAATCAACGAAAAAATGCTTTTCAAAGAAGTGATCAAAAAGTATTAGAGATAATTGCTAATTATTTGTCTGTAGCTGTGCAAAATGCGAGATATATTGCTCAAACTAAGAAGGATAGTGAATGCTGCGGCTTAACAGGATTGTATAATTTCACCTACTTTAAAAAGATTTTAAGAGATTATGAAAAAATAGAAACGTATGCGATTGTGGTAATTGACTTAGACCATTTTAAATCAGTCAATGATACATATGGTCATCAAAGTGGAAATGATGTTCTCATTCAAGTGGCAGAAATACTCACACAGACGGTAAAAGATGACGGAATCGTGGGTAGATACGGAGGAGAAGAGTTTGTTATTTTACTAGATAATGTTCAGTTGTTTAAAGCGTTCGAACTGGGAGAGCGGGTTAGACGTGCCATTGAATCAAAGTTCTTTATTGTTTCTGATGATCTAGTTAAAGGGGAGAAAAAATTAATTAACATTACTGCTAGTATCGGTGTGGCTTCAAAATTGTCAGAAGAAACACCCATTGAAGTTTTGAGACATGCTGATAGAGCAATGTACACTGGTGCAAAGCAAAAAGGTCGCAATAAAGTAGCGCAATACTTATGA
- a CDS encoding rod shape-determining protein has translation MFAGFSKDLGIDLGTANTLVYVKGKGVILREPSVVAIRSDTGSIEAVGNDAKNMIGRTPGNIVAIRPMKDGVIADFDTTATMMKYFIQQALRNRSIFTKKPNVMVCVPSGITAVEKRAVEDATKQAGAKEAYTIEEPFAAAIGANLPVWEPTGSMIVDIGGGTTEVAIISLGGIVTSQSVRVAGDEMDDAIVQYIKKTYSLMIGERTAEAIKFEVGAAGSPEVHDEMDIRGRDLVSGLPKTISVNAQEITAALEDTVTQIIQAVKDTLEQSPPELAADIMDRGIVLTGGGALLSNLDKVLSEETNMPVLVSEDPLDCVAIGTGKALENLHLFRSKAGISVRSNRKG, from the coding sequence ATGTTTGCAGGATTTTCTAAAGATTTAGGGATTGATTTAGGAACAGCTAATACGCTTGTATATGTTAAAGGAAAAGGTGTTATTTTACGTGAACCGTCCGTGGTGGCGATTCGTTCAGATACAGGTTCGATAGAAGCAGTTGGAAATGACGCTAAAAATATGATTGGTAGAACGCCTGGAAATATAGTGGCGATTAGACCGATGAAAGATGGTGTTATTGCTGATTTTGACACCACGGCAACAATGATGAAATATTTTATTCAACAAGCCCTTAGAAACCGTTCTATTTTCACGAAGAAACCTAATGTAATGGTTTGTGTGCCATCAGGTATTACTGCTGTAGAAAAACGTGCAGTAGAAGATGCTACAAAGCAAGCTGGCGCGAAAGAGGCTTATACAATTGAAGAGCCATTTGCTGCAGCAATCGGTGCTAATTTACCTGTTTGGGAGCCGACAGGGAGTATGATTGTGGATATCGGCGGTGGTACGACGGAAGTGGCCATTATTTCTCTTGGCGGAATTGTGACAAGTCAATCTGTTCGTGTAGCCGGAGATGAAATGGATGATGCAATCGTTCAATATATTAAAAAAACGTATAGTCTTATGATCGGTGAACGAACTGCTGAAGCTATTAAATTTGAAGTAGGAGCTGCCGGTTCTCCAGAAGTTCACGATGAAATGGATATACGTGGACGTGATCTCGTCTCAGGGTTGCCAAAAACAATCTCTGTAAATGCTCAAGAGATTACGGCTGCTCTAGAAGATACAGTGACACAAATCATTCAGGCTGTAAAGGATACGCTTGAGCAGTCACCACCGGAACTTGCAGCTGACATCATGGATAGAGGTATTGTGTTAACTGGTGGAGGGGCACTATTGAGTAATCTTGATAAAGTGCTGTCAGAAGAAACAAATATGCCAGTACTCGTTTCAGAGGATCCATTAGATTGTGTTGCTATAGGTACTGGTAAAGCATTAGAGAACCTTCATTTATTCCGTTCAAAAGCTGGAATTTCTGTCCGTTCAAACCGAAAAGGATAG
- the radC gene encoding RadC family protein, producing MTSSFMIRDVPKSERPRERMLRDGAEALSNQELIALLLRSGTKSESVLQLSTRVIQHFNGLTLFKEAQVKELTAIKGIGEAKAIQLLAALELGKRVYHFSSEERYVIRSPEDVAQYMMDEMRQLNQEHFIVLYLNTKNQVLHKETIFIGSLNASIVHPREIFREAFRYSAASIVCLHNHPSGDPEPSQQDIEVTQRLVESGKMLGIALLDHVIIGDRRFSSLKEKGYV from the coding sequence ATGACGTCATCATTTATGATAAGAGATGTTCCAAAAAGTGAAAGGCCGAGGGAAAGAATGTTGCGAGATGGAGCAGAAGCATTATCTAATCAGGAGCTGATCGCACTGCTTCTGCGATCAGGGACAAAATCTGAGTCTGTCCTTCAATTATCTACACGGGTTATTCAGCATTTTAATGGATTAACCCTTTTTAAAGAAGCACAAGTAAAAGAGTTAACAGCTATTAAAGGAATAGGAGAAGCTAAAGCGATCCAACTATTAGCCGCTCTTGAATTAGGAAAACGAGTCTATCATTTTTCATCTGAAGAGCGCTATGTGATTCGATCTCCTGAAGATGTGGCACAATATATGATGGATGAAATGCGACAGCTTAATCAAGAGCATTTTATCGTTCTTTACTTAAATACAAAGAATCAAGTTCTCCATAAAGAAACAATCTTTATTGGCAGTTTGAATGCCTCGATTGTTCATCCGCGGGAAATTTTTAGAGAAGCTTTTCGCTATTCCGCCGCTTCGATCGTTTGCCTTCATAATCATCCCTCTGGAGACCCTGAGCCAAGCCAACAAGACATTGAAGTAACGCAGCGATTAGTTGAGTCTGGGAAAATGCTTGGAATTGCGTTGCTCGATCATGTCATTATCGGTGATAGACGTTTTTCTTCTTTAAAAGAAAAAGGGTATGTCTAA
- a CDS encoding prepilin peptidase yields MEFTMLMYLIIFLIGAIFGSFFNVVGLRLPEKESLILPRSHCRSCKVSLRALELVPIISFIIFKGRCRTCQTKISLLYPLMEIMTGALFVLAVMGIGLNWELLIALSFISLLIIITVSDLMYKVILNNVLLLFLIFFILLRHTLVPLAPWWDASVASITGFVLLLLLAVLSKGGMGGGDIKLYGVLGFVLGTSNLFLSLLIASIIGTVVALIGMLIKKWDRKTIVPFGPFIAIGSISAYFFGEELITFYYQWILSVYYWL; encoded by the coding sequence ATGGAATTCACTATGTTAATGTATCTAATCATTTTTTTAATTGGTGCTATTTTCGGCTCGTTTTTTAATGTGGTGGGTCTTAGGCTTCCGGAGAAAGAATCTTTGATACTGCCAAGGTCTCATTGTCGTAGCTGTAAAGTAAGTTTAAGAGCATTAGAATTAGTACCAATTATCTCCTTCATCATCTTTAAGGGACGGTGCCGTACGTGTCAAACAAAAATCTCCCTTCTTTATCCTCTCATGGAGATAATGACGGGCGCATTATTTGTATTAGCAGTAATGGGAATTGGATTAAATTGGGAACTTCTCATAGCACTTTCATTTATCTCCCTATTGATCATTATTACTGTCAGCGATTTGATGTATAAAGTGATTCTAAATAATGTGCTCTTATTATTTCTTATTTTCTTCATTCTACTTCGTCATACACTCGTGCCATTAGCTCCATGGTGGGATGCCTCGGTAGCTTCGATTACAGGATTTGTATTGTTGTTACTACTGGCTGTTTTATCTAAAGGAGGGATGGGGGGCGGAGATATAAAATTGTATGGCGTACTCGGCTTTGTTCTTGGCACTTCTAATCTCTTCTTATCACTTTTAATAGCTTCCATAATTGGTACTGTAGTTGCTTTAATTGGCATGTTAATAAAAAAATGGGATCGAAAAACGATTGTTCCCTTTGGACCATTTATCGCGATTGGCAGTATAAGTGCTTACTTTTTTGGAGAAGAATTAATTACATTTTATTATCAGTGGATCCTTAGTGTTTATTATTGGTTGTAG
- a CDS encoding bifunctional folylpolyglutamate synthase/dihydrofolate synthase, which produces MKLTYSEAIALLAEKKAAGIVYSLERMEELMGYLNHPEKEIRSLHVAGTNGKGSVCAFLSSILNEAGFTVGAFNTPVFGEEKDQLTVNREPISKEEFARAFSDILPSVEKVERERHEIVSEFECITALAFYYFSRLKPMDIVLIEAGMGGRLDATNVLPSPIATVITNVGYDHQTFLGDTIEKIAMEKAGIIKSSSPHFTGADGSALQVIKKVANKRKTPIYSLQDNTHIKQLNSDTFEFKMVGMSSAKSYTLALKGQHQVMNAALALMTITVLAEQLQWTMTQKDLRQGLFRAALEGRWETISYAPEIIIDTAHNDDAMITVCNNITDLSHNKQMTVLFAAMKDKAVGNMLKRLRSLNIKVYVTEISTPRSMTKEDYLQVTGVTEQDIIIDWKKWVNDWFNKKEQNHILLVTGSHYFAGICRSYMIDEIKNSN; this is translated from the coding sequence ATGAAACTGACCTATTCTGAAGCGATTGCTTTATTGGCAGAAAAGAAGGCAGCAGGAATTGTCTATTCACTAGAACGTATGGAAGAACTTATGGGCTATTTAAATCATCCTGAAAAAGAAATACGGTCTTTGCATGTAGCTGGGACAAATGGCAAAGGATCTGTCTGTGCTTTTCTCTCCTCTATATTAAATGAGGCTGGTTTTACAGTAGGGGCTTTTAATACCCCTGTTTTCGGTGAGGAAAAAGATCAATTAACCGTCAACCGCGAGCCTATTTCAAAAGAAGAGTTTGCAAGAGCTTTTAGTGACATTCTGCCATCTGTGGAAAAAGTGGAAAGGGAGCGTCATGAGATTGTTAGTGAATTTGAATGTATAACAGCACTCGCTTTTTATTACTTTTCTCGTTTGAAGCCTATGGATATTGTTCTTATTGAAGCTGGAATGGGTGGACGCCTAGATGCTACAAACGTTTTACCATCGCCAATCGCCACAGTTATTACGAATGTTGGTTATGATCATCAAACTTTTCTAGGGGATACCATTGAAAAGATTGCAATGGAAAAAGCGGGTATTATAAAATCATCTTCACCTCATTTTACTGGTGCAGATGGAAGTGCTCTTCAAGTGATAAAAAAGGTAGCAAATAAAAGAAAGACGCCCATTTATTCGTTGCAAGATAACACCCATATCAAACAGTTAAACAGCGATACATTTGAGTTTAAAATGGTAGGTATGTCATCGGCGAAATCATACACACTTGCATTAAAAGGGCAACATCAAGTAATGAATGCAGCGTTAGCCTTGATGACGATAACTGTGCTAGCTGAACAATTACAGTGGACCATGACACAAAAGGACTTAAGACAAGGTCTTTTTCGAGCAGCCTTAGAAGGAAGGTGGGAGACTATCAGTTATGCACCAGAAATTATCATTGATACGGCACATAATGATGATGCAATGATAACTGTTTGTAATAATATCACGGACTTATCTCATAACAAGCAAATGACAGTTCTCTTTGCTGCCATGAAGGATAAAGCAGTAGGAAACATGCTTAAACGTTTACGTTCTCTAAATATTAAGGTTTATGTGACAGAGATTTCAACGCCCCGCTCTATGACAAAAGAAGATTATCTACAAGTGACAGGTGTGACTGAGCAAGATATAATTATTGATTGGAAAAAATGGGTGAATGATTGGTTTAACAAGAAGGAGCAAAACCACATTCTACTTGTGACAGGTTCACATTATTTTGCAGGGATATGTCGAAGTTATATGATTGATGAGATCAAAAATAGCAATTAG
- the mreC gene encoding rod shape-determining protein MreC codes for MSSFFSNKRLIVLLVCMIILVALIGYSMSDRRSLSWPEQFVADTVGSLQSAFSRPAHFAAGFFDNVRDMRNLYEENQLLKSHLDEYASLQVELSQLQRRNEELEAAVDLQDDPDLMSYTVRSAIVIHRSPDRWNEQVGINKGAQDGLEENMAVITSEGLIGKIDQVSQFSSTIRLLSDQDITNRISAMVDTDDETVYGFIEGMDEETGYLRFTKIDMEAELENGQIVSTSGLGGVFPQGLQVGEIVEYDTDEFGLTQIAYVKPSANFSHLDYVMVVERGADTLDEKINPDLEDDDS; via the coding sequence ATGTCTTCTTTTTTTTCTAATAAGCGACTCATTGTATTATTAGTTTGCATGATCATACTAGTAGCATTAATCGGTTACTCTATGAGTGATCGTAGGAGTCTGTCATGGCCAGAGCAGTTTGTAGCCGATACAGTCGGTTCTCTCCAGTCTGCCTTCTCTAGACCCGCTCATTTTGCAGCGGGTTTCTTTGACAACGTGCGTGACATGAGAAACTTGTACGAAGAAAACCAACTATTAAAATCGCATTTAGATGAATATGCGTCATTGCAAGTAGAGTTAAGCCAGCTTCAACGTCGAAATGAAGAATTAGAGGCAGCTGTTGACTTACAGGATGATCCTGATTTAATGAGCTACACTGTTCGATCAGCAATTGTTATTCACCGTTCTCCAGACCGTTGGAATGAGCAGGTTGGCATTAATAAAGGGGCTCAGGATGGTTTAGAGGAGAACATGGCGGTTATTACTTCTGAAGGTTTGATTGGTAAAATCGATCAGGTATCGCAATTTTCTTCAACAATTCGTCTTCTGAGTGATCAAGATATCACAAATCGGATTTCAGCCATGGTCGATACAGATGATGAGACCGTGTATGGGTTCATTGAAGGTATGGATGAGGAAACTGGTTATTTACGATTTACAAAGATTGATATGGAAGCTGAACTGGAAAATGGACAGATAGTGTCCACTTCTGGATTAGGGGGGGTTTTTCCTCAAGGCCTCCAAGTCGGTGAGATCGTAGAGTATGATACAGATGAATTTGGCTTAACACAAATAGCATATGTAAAACCCTCAGCAAATTTCTCACATTTGGATTATGTTATGGTAGTGGAACGAGGCGCAGATACATTGGATGAAAAGATTAATCCGGATTTAGAGGACGATGACTCATGA
- a CDS encoding ATP-grasp domain-containing protein, translating to MSELKGWIVFNGHLKTPKFLEYVDWFVESCEKQRVSIKKMTNDELLVMTGEKGLIVSEDQRTHSKPDFIHFADKDLHLARQLEKQGVRLFNRSSSIHICDNKSIMHGILNDRHLPMPKTIIAPMIYPGMPLKVKNYLKIVEAKLGLPLIVKEAYGSFGEQVYWVETRTELEEVAHRLTGIDHLYQQPIFSSLGTDLRLNVIGDSVVAAMKRNSQSDFRANVTAGGTTHPYHPTKTECQLAIAAAKAVGADFAGVDLLIGEDGPLICEVNSNPHLRSIYDCTGINVADHMVDYIKHTVTTH from the coding sequence ATGAGTGAATTAAAAGGATGGATTGTTTTTAATGGCCATTTAAAAACACCAAAATTCCTAGAATACGTAGATTGGTTCGTTGAATCGTGTGAAAAACAACGAGTCTCTATTAAAAAAATGACAAATGATGAACTTCTAGTTATGACAGGAGAAAAGGGCCTTATAGTTTCTGAAGATCAGCGTACTCACTCAAAACCCGACTTTATTCACTTTGCCGATAAAGACCTCCATTTAGCAAGACAATTAGAAAAACAAGGAGTGCGTCTTTTTAACCGCTCATCGTCAATTCACATTTGTGATAATAAATCTATCATGCATGGTATTTTAAATGACCGACATCTCCCTATGCCTAAAACGATCATCGCCCCCATGATCTATCCAGGTATGCCGTTGAAAGTTAAAAATTATCTAAAAATAGTGGAAGCAAAGCTCGGTTTACCATTGATTGTTAAAGAAGCTTATGGTTCCTTTGGTGAACAAGTTTATTGGGTCGAAACGCGCACTGAATTAGAAGAAGTTGCCCATCGTCTCACAGGTATTGATCATCTTTATCAACAGCCTATTTTCAGCAGTTTAGGCACAGATCTTCGACTCAATGTGATAGGGGATTCTGTCGTTGCTGCTATGAAGCGGAACTCGCAGAGTGACTTTCGTGCTAATGTAACAGCCGGAGGCACGACACATCCTTATCACCCTACTAAAACGGAATGTCAATTAGCTATAGCAGCTGCCAAGGCAGTAGGTGCTGATTTTGCGGGGGTTGACCTCTTAATTGGAGAAGATGGTCCGCTTATATGTGAAGTAAACTCCAACCCACACCTGCGAAGTATTTACGATTGTACAGGTATTAATGTCGCAGATCATATGGTCGATTATATTAAGCATACTGTTACAACTCATTAA